In one window of Halomarina pelagica DNA:
- a CDS encoding SDR family NAD(P)-dependent oxidoreductase, whose product MPRTAVIAGVGPGLGAAIAQKFAHEGCRVALLARTESYIQNLAADLDDTEGTGLAVQTDLTDAEDVTHAFESVREMFGPVDVLVNHASGGAWNGIIDLSVEEFDNAMTVGPRGGFLCAKESVPDMLGNEGGTIIFTGATSAMRGREGALGFSAAKFAVRGMAESMARELGPQGVHVAHVVIDGQIRTPDVEDTNSAAYLDPVAIAENYWHLVEQDSSAWTLELDLRPHVEAF is encoded by the coding sequence ATGCCACGTACCGCAGTTATCGCTGGTGTCGGTCCAGGGCTTGGGGCGGCGATTGCACAGAAGTTCGCCCACGAAGGTTGTCGGGTCGCTCTTTTGGCCCGTACGGAATCCTACATCCAGAACCTCGCGGCTGACCTCGACGACACCGAGGGGACGGGACTGGCCGTCCAGACGGATCTCACTGATGCTGAAGACGTAACCCACGCGTTCGAGTCGGTTCGAGAGATGTTTGGCCCGGTCGACGTGCTCGTCAACCACGCAAGCGGCGGTGCCTGGAACGGAATAATCGACCTTTCAGTAGAGGAGTTCGATAATGCTATGACGGTCGGCCCGCGCGGAGGATTCCTTTGCGCCAAGGAATCCGTCCCAGATATGCTCGGTAACGAGGGCGGGACGATCATCTTCACCGGGGCGACCTCTGCCATGCGGGGCCGTGAGGGTGCACTCGGCTTTTCGGCGGCAAAGTTCGCCGTCCGCGGTATGGCCGAGTCGATGGCGCGTGAACTCGGTCCACAGGGAGTTCACGTCGCCCACGTCGTCATCGATGGCCAGATCCGCACTCCTGACGTTGAGGATACCAATTCGGCGGCATATCTCGATCCCGTTGCGATCGCTGAGAACTACTGGCACCTCGTCGAGCAAGACTCGAGCGCCTGGACGCTCGAACTCGACCTTCGACCACACGTCGAAGCGTTCTGA
- a CDS encoding antibiotic biosynthesis monooxygenase family protein yields MIVVENRVQIAESHAETFVQRLKDSFGIEELPGFLGLKLLAPVDAETYITMTFWESVEDYEAWKDGKAYDRAHTDRSPGEVFTAPNELEIHEVVVERGPE; encoded by the coding sequence ATGATTGTCGTCGAAAACCGAGTCCAGATCGCCGAATCGCACGCTGAGACGTTCGTCCAGCGACTCAAAGACAGCTTCGGGATCGAAGAACTGCCGGGATTTCTCGGACTCAAGCTGCTCGCCCCCGTCGACGCAGAGACGTATATCACGATGACCTTCTGGGAATCAGTGGAGGATTACGAAGCGTGGAAGGATGGCAAAGCGTACGACCGAGCTCATACCGATCGATCACCGGGAGAGGTGTTCACTGCCCCAAACGAACTCGAAATTCACGAAGTCGTGGTTGAACGGGGCCCAGAGTAG
- a CDS encoding halocyanin domain-containing protein, protein MTTRQPAMSQGVSRRAVLRGAAGAATTAVVLNAAAPVAAQTGTEPDYGGWFENVDNYDGTIDKTGQKRVTITVGAEGNGGSFAFNPAAVRVDPGTTIVWEWTGKGGVHNVVDEAGAFESEMVGEAGHTFEYTVESNGIIKYACQPHKTMGMKGAIVVGNPAGAGGGGNTPAGEVAEPDYGEWFNNVSNYEKTVDKTGQQEVTITVGAEGNNGSFAFDPPAVRIDPGTTIVWEWSGNGGAHNVAAEDGSFESEMTGDAGFTFEQTFEETGIVKYACVPHKTMGMKGAVVVGGSQADGAANTSSDTGEILAIGGGLGLVGVLMAMFVFGTRSKSRRSTQKSNR, encoded by the coding sequence ATGACTACGCGACAACCAGCAATGAGTCAGGGTGTTTCACGGCGGGCAGTACTTCGCGGCGCCGCAGGAGCAGCGACGACCGCGGTTGTTCTCAATGCTGCAGCGCCTGTCGCGGCGCAGACAGGCACCGAACCTGATTACGGTGGCTGGTTCGAGAACGTGGACAACTACGACGGTACGATCGACAAAACCGGCCAGAAACGGGTTACCATCACGGTTGGTGCTGAGGGCAACGGCGGGAGCTTCGCGTTTAATCCTGCCGCCGTCCGCGTTGATCCTGGGACGACGATCGTCTGGGAGTGGACTGGAAAGGGTGGCGTCCACAACGTCGTTGACGAGGCCGGCGCCTTCGAGAGTGAGATGGTCGGTGAGGCCGGGCACACGTTCGAGTACACGGTCGAATCTAATGGCATCATCAAGTACGCCTGTCAGCCGCACAAAACGATGGGGATGAAGGGTGCGATCGTGGTCGGAAATCCTGCCGGTGCTGGTGGAGGTGGGAACACACCAGCAGGTGAGGTAGCTGAACCAGACTACGGTGAGTGGTTCAACAACGTGAGTAACTACGAGAAAACGGTGGATAAGACCGGACAGCAGGAAGTGACAATCACCGTCGGTGCAGAGGGGAACAACGGGAGTTTCGCCTTCGATCCGCCCGCAGTCCGGATCGATCCTGGAACGACCATCGTCTGGGAGTGGTCCGGAAACGGCGGCGCCCACAACGTCGCAGCGGAAGACGGGAGCTTCGAGAGTGAAATGACTGGCGATGCAGGATTCACATTCGAACAAACGTTCGAGGAGACGGGAATCGTAAAATACGCTTGCGTTCCGCACAAGACGATGGGGATGAAAGGTGCCGTCGTCGTAGGCGGATCACAAGCAGATGGAGCAGCAAACACGAGTTCTGATACCGGTGAGATCCTCGCCATCGGTGGCGGTCTCGGACTCGTCGGTGTGCTGATGGCGATGTTCGTGTTCGGAACGCGCAGTAAATCACGCAGGTCGACGCAGAAATCTAATCGCTAG
- a CDS encoding anaerobic ribonucleoside-triphosphate reductase, whose translation MSGHGETPEDEESQQQTVAVRLGETVYNSDGEVLGEARGIAEAGFFVSTREGVERLSIEHARSGHGFGEAELMWRCTNCGEMGEIDEGFPDSCPNCGIEKENIMYWTED comes from the coding sequence ATGAGTGGTCACGGTGAAACACCCGAAGATGAGGAGAGTCAGCAACAAACAGTGGCGGTCAGACTGGGAGAGACCGTCTACAATAGCGATGGAGAGGTTCTCGGGGAGGCCCGAGGTATCGCCGAGGCTGGATTCTTCGTTTCGACGCGAGAGGGAGTGGAGCGTCTGAGCATTGAACACGCCCGTTCGGGGCACGGATTCGGCGAGGCCGAGCTTATGTGGCGGTGTACCAACTGTGGCGAGATGGGTGAGATCGACGAGGGGTTCCCGGATAGCTGTCCGAACTGTGGGATCGAAAAAGAGAATATCATGTACTGGACCGAGGACTGA
- a CDS encoding universal stress protein: MYDNVLIPTDGSDGATVAFDHVLEIADTHDATVHILNVADTTRDSVIQIQGNVVDALETAGEEIVRDAATRAQQRGISTKTDVLQGEPYSTIIDYAESRDIDLIVMPTHGRRGLERFLLGSTTERVVRRAEVPVLTIRLGDDVRVTYPYQTVLLPTDGSDCARGALETGANVAKADGATLQLLSVVDVTSFGADVHIQMQVESFEERANDIIKEATEIAEDTGVESVAGSVELGTSIHRTILSYIEDTDADLVVVGTHGRTGFERYMLGSVTEKLVRTSPVPVLTVRTPKPK; the protein is encoded by the coding sequence ATGTACGACAACGTACTCATTCCGACGGACGGTAGTGACGGAGCGACAGTCGCGTTCGATCACGTACTCGAGATCGCTGACACACATGATGCGACGGTTCACATCCTCAACGTGGCAGATACGACTCGGGACAGCGTCATCCAGATACAGGGCAACGTCGTCGACGCGCTCGAAACAGCGGGTGAAGAAATCGTTCGTGACGCCGCTACCCGCGCTCAACAGCGTGGGATTTCCACGAAAACTGACGTTCTACAAGGAGAGCCCTATAGCACGATCATCGACTACGCCGAGTCACGCGATATCGATCTCATCGTTATGCCGACCCACGGACGTCGGGGGCTTGAACGATTCCTGCTCGGCAGCACTACCGAACGTGTTGTTAGGCGGGCAGAGGTCCCCGTGCTTACGATTCGCTTGGGCGACGACGTCAGGGTTACGTACCCGTATCAGACGGTGTTGCTACCGACCGATGGAAGTGACTGTGCGAGGGGAGCACTCGAAACAGGAGCTAATGTGGCGAAAGCGGACGGAGCCACACTCCAACTTCTGTCCGTCGTCGATGTCACGAGTTTCGGGGCGGATGTTCACATCCAGATGCAGGTCGAGTCCTTCGAAGAGCGTGCGAACGATATCATCAAGGAGGCAACCGAAATCGCAGAGGATACTGGCGTCGAATCCGTTGCTGGCTCAGTCGAACTTGGCACATCGATTCATCGTACGATCCTCTCGTATATCGAGGATACCGATGCCGATCTCGTCGTCGTCGGGACCCATGGGCGAACTGGGTTCGAACGGTACATGCTTGGAAGTGTTACCGAGAAACTCGTACGAACGTCACCCGTTCCCGTGTTGACCGTTCGAACGCCGAAACCAAAGTAA
- a CDS encoding DUF7321 family protein — protein sequence MTATLTVGILTVSLGFYLYGSWLIITASPVTWTILRRHLWYISIGLALTTIPLLSWMLPRLFFRFGGILTVHGFLGLQAYAFLLFAVCGIVPIVQAKWRHDLYAESSSEVALDDLHENMSAWRLRLRIGVVGYLLFWFLSYILGLAYYINRYLLWRL from the coding sequence ATGACTGCGACGCTTACAGTCGGGATACTAACGGTGAGTCTCGGCTTCTATCTCTACGGGTCATGGCTCATCATTACTGCATCACCCGTGACATGGACGATTCTCCGCCGACATCTCTGGTACATTTCCATCGGGTTGGCCCTTACGACTATTCCGCTACTCAGCTGGATGCTGCCTCGATTATTCTTTCGATTCGGAGGAATCCTCACTGTCCATGGGTTTCTTGGCCTCCAGGCGTACGCCTTTCTCCTGTTCGCAGTCTGTGGAATCGTCCCGATCGTTCAAGCGAAGTGGCGTCACGATCTATACGCCGAATCCAGCTCGGAAGTGGCGTTAGACGACCTGCACGAGAATATGAGTGCGTGGCGGCTCCGACTGCGCATCGGAGTCGTTGGATACCTCTTGTTTTGGTTTCTCTCGTACATTCTCGGTCTTGCGTACTACATTAACCGGTATCTGCTTTGGCGGTTGTAG
- a CDS encoding transcription initiation factor IIB has product MKRVSRQPEKAYERDESVDEETRTDTCPECSSAVLVFHADQGELVCEDCGLVVGEQTVDRGPEWRAFNQGERDRKSRVGAPTTNTLHDRGLTTTIDWKNKDAYGHTISSEKKSQMHRLRTWQERIRTKDAGERNLQFALSEMDRMASALGVPRSVREVASVTYRRALSEDLIRGRSIEGVSTAALYAACRLEDIPRSLDEVAEVSRVPYKEISRTYRYLAQELGLEMKPVDPKQYLPRFASELGVSEEVEVKAREIIDVSAKKGLLSGKSPTGFAAAALYAASLLCNEKRTQSEVATVAQVTEVTIRNRYQEQIEALGVH; this is encoded by the coding sequence ATGAAGCGCGTGTCTCGGCAGCCAGAAAAGGCCTATGAAAGAGACGAGTCAGTGGACGAGGAAACCCGCACAGATACCTGTCCAGAGTGTAGTTCTGCTGTACTCGTCTTCCATGCTGATCAGGGGGAACTCGTTTGTGAAGATTGTGGTCTCGTGGTTGGTGAGCAGACGGTGGATCGTGGACCGGAGTGGCGGGCGTTCAATCAGGGAGAGCGCGACCGTAAGTCGCGTGTTGGGGCACCGACGACGAACACGCTACATGATCGTGGACTTACAACGACGATTGATTGGAAAAATAAGGACGCCTATGGCCACACGATCTCCTCAGAGAAGAAGAGTCAGATGCACCGCTTACGGACGTGGCAAGAGCGGATCCGCACGAAGGACGCCGGCGAGCGAAATCTTCAGTTCGCGCTCTCAGAAATGGACCGAATGGCGAGCGCGCTGGGCGTCCCACGCTCGGTTCGAGAAGTTGCGAGCGTCACCTATCGGCGTGCGCTCAGCGAGGACCTCATCCGGGGGCGCTCGATCGAAGGCGTCTCGACGGCCGCTCTCTATGCAGCGTGCCGCCTGGAAGACATTCCACGGAGTCTCGATGAAGTAGCTGAGGTATCCCGTGTCCCGTATAAAGAAATTAGCCGTACCTATCGCTATCTCGCACAGGAACTCGGACTCGAAATGAAACCCGTTGATCCGAAACAGTATCTGCCACGATTTGCTTCCGAACTCGGGGTCAGCGAAGAGGTCGAAGTAAAAGCACGAGAAATCATCGATGTCTCGGCTAAGAAGGGATTGCTCTCCGGGAAATCGCCGACTGGCTTTGCCGCGGCCGCTCTCTATGCAGCCTCGCTGTTGTGTAATGAGAAACGAACACAGAGCGAGGTAGCCACTGTTGCTCAGGTGACGGAGGTTACAATTCGAAATCGGTATCAGGAACAGATCGAGGCCCTCGGTGTTCATTGA
- a CDS encoding DUF2249 domain-containing protein, with translation MTNIFGEAAVVARRDDEDMAAVEDYVSDTNAPADQPREVLDARELPPPQPLQKTLERLVELDDETLLVQLNDRAPQHLYPQLTDRGYEHDTLETELGIITVIWRPQ, from the coding sequence GTGACGAACATCTTCGGCGAAGCGGCCGTGGTCGCTCGCCGCGATGATGAAGACATGGCTGCCGTCGAAGATTACGTCTCGGACACGAATGCGCCCGCCGACCAACCGCGAGAAGTGCTCGACGCCCGGGAGCTCCCGCCGCCACAACCGCTTCAGAAGACGCTCGAACGACTCGTCGAGCTGGACGACGAGACGTTGTTGGTGCAACTCAACGACCGAGCGCCCCAACATTTGTATCCCCAGCTCACCGACCGCGGCTACGAGCACGATACGCTCGAAACCGAACTCGGTATCATCACCGTCATCTGGCGACCTCAATAG
- a CDS encoding universal stress protein: MYSNLLLPTDGSEGAAEAIEVGLKIAQRFDSVVHALYVIDRRFVATDYDPVVEEAESEAEQALDWVGKLGAEQGIPIEKHLRTGIPHEEILGAIVAYDIDLVVMGTHGRTGIDRLVHLGSVTERVVRAAPVHVITVPLRPRTAE, translated from the coding sequence ATGTATTCAAATCTGCTGCTTCCGACGGACGGGAGCGAAGGCGCAGCGGAGGCGATTGAAGTCGGGTTGAAGATTGCACAGCGATTCGATTCGGTAGTACATGCCCTGTATGTGATTGATAGACGGTTCGTCGCTACCGACTATGATCCCGTGGTTGAAGAGGCTGAATCCGAGGCCGAACAGGCATTAGATTGGGTCGGAAAATTGGGGGCTGAACAGGGCATTCCCATCGAGAAGCATTTGCGAACTGGAATCCCTCACGAGGAAATTCTCGGCGCAATCGTGGCGTATGATATCGATCTCGTCGTGATGGGGACCCATGGGCGGACTGGTATTGACCGGCTGGTTCACCTCGGCAGCGTCACCGAACGCGTCGTTCGAGCGGCACCGGTTCACGTTATTACGGTCCCGCTCAGACCTCGGACTGCTGAATAG
- a CDS encoding SRPBCC family protein, which produces MNSVSVTRQLNASPAALRDAILDLEPFMRAAGFDEVEVDGDTIHVANQVGPIQIELTLALVDNLDAVLTYEQREGIFETMRTTYMLIEDPEKIEIVATTDFALDLAVVGSILDATVIKRQRRIELEAQFDYLESTTR; this is translated from the coding sequence ATGAACTCCGTGTCGGTCACTCGCCAACTGAACGCATCGCCTGCGGCACTCCGTGATGCAATTCTTGATCTCGAACCGTTCATGCGTGCGGCGGGGTTCGACGAAGTCGAAGTTGACGGCGACACGATTCATGTCGCAAATCAGGTTGGGCCGATCCAGATCGAACTCACGCTTGCCCTCGTTGACAACCTCGACGCAGTCCTCACCTACGAGCAACGTGAGGGGATCTTCGAGACTATGCGAACGACGTACATGCTCATCGAGGATCCGGAAAAAATTGAAATAGTAGCGACGACCGACTTTGCGCTCGATCTCGCCGTTGTCGGGAGTATCCTTGACGCAACCGTGATCAAGCGCCAGCGACGGATCGAACTCGAAGCACAGTTCGACTACCTTGAATCGACCACTCGCTAA
- a CDS encoding metal-dependent transcriptional regulator, translated as MSSLTDGVDSHQSIRTVEVDLSPSAGRYLTGIYWLFRTDGGPVRTGDLGAYLDVNPASVTEMFSKLADHSLIEYEKHCGATLTEVGELVATSFARRQCIVTQFFCSVLGAELDRETAYDIGQQLPENGIRRLYEHIDDPCVHQCEVRAHPAEICLAT; from the coding sequence ATGTCCTCACTTACAGATGGTGTAGATTCACACCAGTCCATCAGGACGGTCGAGGTAGACCTAAGTCCCTCGGCGGGTCGGTATTTGACTGGCATCTACTGGTTGTTTCGAACGGATGGTGGCCCTGTGCGAACCGGCGACCTGGGAGCGTACCTCGACGTGAACCCGGCGAGCGTGACGGAAATGTTCTCGAAACTTGCCGACCATTCGCTCATCGAGTACGAGAAACATTGCGGTGCCACGCTCACGGAAGTCGGCGAACTGGTTGCAACCAGCTTCGCTCGGCGACAGTGCATCGTGACCCAATTTTTCTGCTCGGTCCTAGGGGCCGAACTCGATCGAGAAACCGCGTACGACATCGGCCAGCAGCTCCCCGAAAACGGTATTCGTCGCCTATACGAGCACATTGACGATCCGTGTGTGCATCAGTGTGAGGTACGAGCTCATCCAGCGGAGATATGCCTCGCCACGTGA
- a CDS encoding ferredoxin, giving the protein MRVEFNRDTCIGIYNCVAEWEKFQKDLEEGKADLVGSEEIDTNIFVLEVPEGEEFEAEMAGRVCPVDAITVYDDEGNQTVP; this is encoded by the coding sequence ATGCGCGTCGAATTCAATCGAGATACGTGTATCGGGATATACAACTGCGTCGCCGAATGGGAGAAATTCCAGAAGGACCTTGAGGAAGGGAAGGCCGATCTCGTGGGAAGTGAGGAAATTGACACAAACATCTTCGTCTTGGAAGTCCCCGAAGGAGAGGAGTTCGAAGCGGAGATGGCGGGACGCGTTTGTCCCGTGGATGCGATTACCGTTTATGACGATGAAGGGAATCAAACCGTCCCTTAA
- a CDS encoding sulfurtransferase TusA family protein, producing MTDLDALAEVPDVEPAMTVDNRGKGCASGIVEVQRALEDLPDGAILEIRSTDRRARVEYPQLAAQTAHELLGIKEDRTGLLRKEYTTYLRIHHE from the coding sequence ATGACTGACCTCGATGCACTCGCGGAGGTACCCGACGTCGAACCAGCCATGACCGTCGACAATCGGGGCAAGGGCTGCGCGAGCGGAATCGTCGAAGTACAGCGAGCACTCGAAGACTTGCCTGACGGAGCCATTCTCGAAATCAGAAGTACAGATCGGCGAGCCAGGGTCGAGTATCCACAGCTCGCCGCCCAGACCGCACACGAACTCCTCGGCATCAAGGAAGATCGAACCGGCCTGCTCCGGAAGGAGTACACGACCTACCTCAGAATCCATCATGAGTGA
- a CDS encoding pyridoxamine 5'-phosphate oxidase family protein — translation MKHVEYVYTTGMDELDLEEHLRTGEHGVLALADNDDAYAVPLSYNYDGNQFLFRVSGHDDNAEKRRFLETTDTATFVCYEASTTESWSIHVRGPVRQWDGDIDETTLNEWFEPFRLFDETVESVEFILYELQMESVIGRKTVE, via the coding sequence ATGAAGCACGTTGAATATGTGTACACGACCGGGATGGACGAACTGGACCTTGAAGAGCACCTGCGAACCGGTGAACACGGTGTCCTTGCTCTCGCCGACAATGATGATGCGTACGCAGTTCCGTTGAGCTACAACTACGACGGAAACCAGTTCCTCTTCCGGGTGAGTGGTCACGACGACAATGCTGAAAAGAGACGGTTTCTCGAAACGACGGACACTGCGACATTCGTGTGTTACGAGGCGTCAACGACAGAATCGTGGAGCATCCACGTTCGTGGGCCAGTACGCCAGTGGGACGGAGATATCGACGAGACGACGCTCAACGAATGGTTTGAACCGTTTCGGCTGTTCGACGAGACGGTCGAATCCGTCGAATTCATCCTGTACGAACTCCAGATGGAGTCAGTTATCGGTCGGAAAACGGTTGAATAA